A genomic segment from Nicotiana sylvestris chromosome 1, ASM39365v2, whole genome shotgun sequence encodes:
- the LOC104223984 gene encoding leucine-rich repeat extensin-like protein 6, with protein sequence MKFINLAVFGFFFIIFFFSKPSFQASPPPPPIKYDQNPRLFNAYIALQAWKHVMTSDPRNFTKNWYGYKVCNYTGVYCAPVPDNPKITTVAGIDLNHANISGYLPEDLGLLTDLAVFHINSNRFSGTIPKSFSKLQLLYELDVSNNLLCGEFPSVVLSLSSLKFLDIRYNQFEGNVPSRLWDRKLDALFINNNNFQFTWPKNLGNSPVSALVMANINITGCIPPSIAKMGKTLNQIILMNASLNGCLPQELGFLKNVTVFDVSFNNLVGKLPETMAGMKKLEHLNVAHNKLSGEIPASICSLPRLKNFTYSYNYFCDEPKICLKLKDKNDKKNCIPYRPSQRSVNECKAFYSRGPVDCRSFGCGSRSPPPPPPPPPPPPPPPPPKSHYYHYP encoded by the coding sequence ATGAAGTTTATCAACTTAGCCGTTTTTGgcttctttttcatcattttcttcttctcaaaacCCTCTTTTCAAGCTTCCCCTCCTCCACCACCAATCAAATATGACCAAAACCCTAGACTTTTCAATGCTTACATAGCTCTACAAGCTTGGAAACATGTCATGACTTCTGACCCTAGAAACTTCACCAAGAATTGGTATGGATACAAAGTTTGCAACTACACCGGAGTTTACTGTGCTCCGGTACCAGATAACCCTAAAATCACTACCGTTGCCGGAATTGACCTCAACCATGCAAATATTTCCGGTTACTTGCCTGAAGATCTTGGCCTGTTGACAGATTTAGCCGTTTTCCATATAAACTCCAATAGATTTTCAGGCACTATCCCAAAATCCTTTTCTAAGCTCCAACTTCTCTATGAACTTGACGTGAGTAACAATCTTTTGTGTGGTGAATTTCCTTCGGTTGTTCtttcactttcttctttaaaatttctTGATATTAGGTATAACCAATTCGAAGGAAATGTCCCTTCTCGACTCTGGGATCGAAAACTGGACGCCCTTTTCATAAACAACAACAATTTTCAGTTTACATGGCCTAAAAACTTAGGAAACTCGCCGGTTTCTGCTTTGGTTAtggcaaatatcaatatcacgGGATGTATACCACCAAGTatagcaaaaatggggaaaacgctAAATCAGATTATTCTCATGAATGCTAGTTTAAATGGATGTTTGCCACAAGAACTAGGGTTCTTGAAAAATGTGACGGTTTTTGATGTAAGCTTTAACAATCTTGTTGGGAAGTTGCCGGAGACAATGGCGGGCATGAAGAAATTGGAACATCTCAACGTGGCACATAACAAGCTCTCCGGCGAGATTCCGGCGAGTATTTGCTCGTTGCCGAGGTTGAAGAATTTCACCTACTCTTATAATTATTTCTGTGATGAACCGAAGATTTGTCTCAAGTTGAAGGATAAAAATGATAAGAAGAATTGTATACCCTATAGGCCATCACAACGTTCAGTTAATGAATGTAAGGCTTTTTATTCACGAGGTCCAGTTGATTGCCGTTCATTTGGTTGTGGATCAAGAAGTCCTCCACCACCCCCGCCACCTCCTCCACCACCGCCACCGCCACCTCCTCCGAAATCACATTATTACCATTATCCGTGA